The genomic segment aacgctgctcagtcctgtaccatcctcgcaatcattgttatgcttgggcccatttttgcagccactggatcaattcatctcattgagagtcttcctctccctcacggaccctctcctttaccaagcatgatgttcctctccagggattggtccctcccaGTAACAGGTTCAAagcacatgagacgaagtctcgtcatcctcactcctaaggagcattctggtcatacttcttccagaacagatttgttcgttcttctggcagtccatggtatattcaatattcttcaccaacaccataattcaaaggcatcaattcttctttggtcttccttattcgttgtccagctttcacatgtatatgttAATACCTATTAAAGTCAATTATTGTTGCATTTTTAGTGAAGAGGGCAAATCAAGCTCAAACCCGTATTGACTGGAGTCTGCTATAGCAATTTTGATAACTGGTTAGGTTAGTCACTACTAATCTTTTTCAGAATTATTTGGTTCCTCTTGGACATCAGTTCTTCTATGCACATTGTAAACTCACTTTATAGAGTTCCCTAGCATATCTCACTGgaatcatcataaaaaaaaataggaacataTTAATTTTGCTTTGATTTACATACAAACTTAAAGAATTTAATGATTTCCATCCAGAAACAATATATGTGGTTCCATTTATTTGAGTGTCGCATACTTCACCAATGGCATTTTAAGGTATTGTTTGTACAGGTTCTGTACCATTTCTGTTTAATTCCcgtatgttttatagtttttctcACTATTGTgagagaaatatttaaaattttttattcccAACCGGCTATTACTGGTATAAATAAAAACTGTGGAtttctgtatatttattttacatcTAGCCACTTTACAACATACTCCTAGTAATTTCGgtagcttttaaaaattatgtttgtgGTAGGTGGAATAATGGttccctgttatggattaaattgtgtcccccaaaatatgtgtcaactttactaggccatgattaccagtattgtgtggttgttcaccattttgtcatttatcTGATTATCGCATGTGCTGtgaatcttaacctctatgattttaatgaggcaggattaggggcagctatgttaatgaggcaggattaggttgcatcttgagtaaatcccttctgagatataaaagagagaattaagcagagaggagagggaccacataccaccaacaAAGATGCACCAGGAGCTGAGTGCGTCCTTTAGACccagatccctgcactgagaatctcctagatcaGGGAAGGTTGACGACAAGGACCCTTCCCCAGAGTCgacaaagagaaagacttcccctggagctggctgcctgaatttggacgtccagccttctaaactatgagagaataaattcctgtttattaaagccattcacttgtggtatttctgttacagcagtactataTAACTATGACACCCTCCAAATGTCTATGTCCAGTTACCAGAAGCTATAATATATcatgttacatggcaaaggggagTTAAGTTGGCAGATGGAATTAAAGTTGCTAATCAGGTGACCCTGAGACGaggagattatcctgaattatctGGCTCGCCTGATGTCATCaccaaaataaaagtaaaaaactgaaacccattgctgttgagttgatttcaactcatagcaacgctgtagggaagagtagaactgtgtaatcagtcacaagggtccttaaatgTGGAAGACGGAGATGGAGGAGTCAGTATCACAGTGATGTCAGAAAGACTTGACTGACTACTGCAGCCTTTGAATATGGAAGGAGGCCATGGGCCGAGAAATAGGGGACAGCCTCTAGAagatggaaaaggaaagaaattggATTTTcttctagagcctccagaagaaattcagccttgccaacaccttgattttagtccagtgagacccatttcagGCTTCTGACCTCAAGAACTGTGGGGTAAGAAATATATGCTGTTCTTAGCCACCAAATTTATGACAAGTTGTTACAGCAGCAAGGGGACACAAATATAAGATTCCATGGACATTATAGGTATAAaataaagtcattaaaaagaagaaaatttgtctcttcttcttcttcaatatttaAACCAATTATTTAAACCGTATGATTGTATTATCTAGACTATATGAAAATATGACTAATATTGGCAGGCACGGTACTTCtgcaagatcacagccattgaaaaccatgtggagcacagtCATACTCTGATACACAGGAGGTTGCAaagagttggaagtgacttgatagcaactttttttttttaattatctagaCTACGTAAAAATATAACTAATACTGGCAGGCATTGTTGTCTTATTCCTGATTTTAGTGGGTGTGACTTGaagcattttgtaatttttagCAATGAAATCGCTTATTCATCAGTATGTGGTGAAGAGGCTGAATGGAAGAAGCACACAATGAATGAGATTGTTTTGTAGTGACAGAagtttttaatgaaaagaaattttattgcattttaacaTATAAATATGGAACCTTATCACTCCACTGGGCTGGGTTACGTGGTGGTAGGAAGAAGTGGCTTGGATGAGGTCAGAGATGGTGCTTTTTCTTATTGAGAAGACAGGTGGTAGATGTTTTGAGGGGCCTCTGGTAGACCCCTAACATGAGGGCCATTTCCTGGGAGTGGAAGGTAATGGACCTCAGAGGGGTCAGAAAGGCCAGCTGTGGCCTCTTGCTTCTTAGAGGGCTGTTGGTGAGCACTTGACTGTGCCCTTGCCTGGAGTGAGATTCTCTCCCAGGATGGTCACTCAGGTGAATGGTGTTTGATGTGGTGGATACAGGCAAATGCAGAAGACAGGTCTGAAGGATGCCAGGGGTCTCACCAGCGGTAGCAGATGGGAGAGATCAACTGAGGGCTGGCTATTACATCAGATCTTGCGTTGGCAACAAATAGGGACACAACAGCTGGACTGGCAGCAGCTGGGTTTGCAGCAGCTGGACTGGGAGCAGGATTGTCCACAGCCTGAGGAGCAGAAACAAGGTTTACAGCAGCTGGACTGGCAACAGCCACATGAGCCACAGCCCCCTTTACAGCCCCCACATGAGCCACAGCCCCCCTTGCTGCCCCCAAGTGAGCCACAGCTGGAGCAGGAACAGGCTGGCACACAGCAGGACACTGGCTTGCAGCAGCAAACAGGCATACAGCAGCTGGAGCCGCAGCCCCCACAGCTGGAGCCGCAGCCCCCACAGCCTCCAGAACAGCCGCAGCAGCTCATGATTCTTGTGTGTTGAGGATGGGTTTGGTCAGAGGAGTAGGTAGAGATGGAGGTGGTGGAATGTGGAGTGTCCTGTTCCAGGTGCCCTTATATACCTGCACACAGCATGTGGTAGGCACCTGGTGACTTCCTTGTGACTTTAGGCTATTTCCCCTGGGACATCTTTTTGCTTGTTGTCTCCTTTTCCCTGAGTTCCTATTGGCTGGGGCCACTGGCCACTTTCTTAGGTTTCTAAATTTGTCCTCTTCCTCATCTGTGTGAGGCTTCAGCTCCAGCCTGCCTGAGATCCCCAGGATTCCTGGAAGTTTATCACCTGACTTTTGTGCTGACTTCATGTGATCCATTTATGACACCATTGTGACCAGGCTGCCTTACGCTTGTCCTATTGAGACTTTTACTCCTGGGTACACttcttattattatttacatGTTGCAGTAGGCTAATTAATGACCTCCAAAGATATCAGGTCCTAATCCCTGGGACCTGTGAATGGTCTCTCATTTGGAAAAAgtatctttgcagatgtgattaggtTAAGGATTTGGGGATGGGGAGATTATACTCAACAAATGTCGTCATAGTACCCTTACAAGGGGAGGCAGAAGGAGATTTGAccacacacagaggagaaggcaataggaagacagagcagagagagatttgtagATGTTGGCCTTGAAGACTGGAGTgatggggccacaagccaagaagTGCTGGCAGTCATAAgaggctggaagaggcaaggaatgaTTTTCCCCTGGAGTTTTCAGAGGGATCACAGCCCTGTGACGTCTTGATTTCAGCCATATCTgatgtgtcttaaacctactcacttttgagatataaaaagaagagATTAGGTACAGAGAAGaaattacaaatgggagaaaaaagaTAGAGGCCAAGCAGAGATCTTCAAGGAACACGGAGAATAATGCTAGAGAAGCCAAGACAAAGGTTTTCCCCTAGAGAGGACAGAGAGAGCTTTCCCTTAGAACCATCACCTTGAAATCAGTCTTCTAGCTTCCTaatctttgagaaaataaatttatgtttgttaaaaccacccacttgtggtatttctattataccagcactaagaaactaaaagagacagaGCAAGAATGATATGAAAGGATGCTATCGGACTCCCAAAagtctacaggcaggaaacaggttgATAATGGTACTCATCTGCAAATACGTGGTGCTtttcaagaagaagaaagaatgagTTCAAGGGCAAAGCAAGGGAGCTGAGGGTGCAGAGAGTGGAGGCTTGACCAACAGAGAATTACTTCCAGGCCTTGAAACCTAATGAAGTTTTCTCAGCTGGATTTAAAAATTGTTTGGGACTGGTGAcccctttcttccttctatttTCCCCTCTTTGGTTTGGGAATGTCTATAACTCTTAACCTAAGCCTGCCCCAACACCATATTTTGGGAACAGATAACATGTTCTCTAGTTTCACAGGTCCACAAATGGAGAGGAATTTTGCTCCAAAGTCTCACCCACACCTGATGATGAAATTTGGGACTTTTCAGTTAGTACTATTTAGATGATATTTTGAACTTGAGTTAATGTGTAATGGGTTGATACTTTTGGGGGTCCTGGGATGGGGTGAATATATTCTGTATATGGGAcgtgtctcagttacctagtgctgctataacagaaatacaagcggatggctttcacaaacagaactttattctttcatcatctaggaggctagaagtctgaattcaggcatcagctccacaggaaggctttctctctctgtcgactctggaggaaggtccttgtcatcagtcttcccttggactaggagcttctcagtgcagggactctgggtccaaaggatgtgctgtgctcccagtgttgatttcttggtggtatgaggtccaccaaGGTCTGAGGTATGAGGTCTCTCTGcatgcttctctcttttctagctCAGAAGGGATTGGTTTAAGaaacagcctaatcttgtagattgagtcctgcctcattaacataagtgcctccaattctgccttattaatgtcatagaggtaggatttataacacataggaaaatcacgtcagatgacaaagtgttggtcaatcatacaatactgggaatcatggcctagccaaaatgATACGCATttttgggagatacaattcaatctataacaggacAGATGTGAATTTTTGGAGGCCAGAGAGTGGACTGTCACAGACTGATAAATGGCCACCAAAGATATCAtgcctaatccctggaacctgtgaatttTACCTTATTTAGAAAAAGGGTTTTTACAGATGTGATTACATTAAGGatattgagatggggagattatcttggtgggccctaaatgcaatTACGTGTATTCTTATAAGAAGGAGGCAGAGAAAGATTTGACCACACACAGAGCGGAAGGCAATGTGAAGACagagcaaagagagagagagatttgaagatgctggCCTTGAAGGTTGTAATGATGTGGTCACAAACCGAGAATgtcagcagccaccagaagctggaatagGCAAGAAATAGATTCTCACCTAGAGAGTCCAGAGGAAGCATGGCCCTGCCCACGCCTTGATTTCAGTCCAGTGAAATTGATGTgaaacttctggcctc from the Loxodonta africana isolate mLoxAfr1 chromosome 7, mLoxAfr1.hap2, whole genome shotgun sequence genome contains:
- the LOC111748846 gene encoding keratin-associated protein 5-6-like, with protein sequence MSCCGCSGGCGGCGSSCGGCGSSCCMPVCCCKPVSCCVPACSCSSCGSLGGSKGGCGSCGGCKGGCGSCGCCQSSCCKPCFCSSGCGQSCSQSSCCKPSCCQSSCCVPICCQRKI